The sequence below is a genomic window from Lelliottia sp. JS-SCA-14.
CCGGAACCTTTGCGATCGCCGGAATGGGCGCGCTGCTGGCGGCCTCTTTGCGCGCGCCGCTGACCGCCATCGTGCTGGTTCTCGAGATGACGGACAATTATCAGCTCATTTTGCCAATGATCATTACCTGTCTCGGCGCGACACTATTAGCCCAATTCCTGGGCGGAAAGCCGTTATACTCCACTATTCTTGCTCGTACTCTGGCGAAGCAGGAGGCGGCACTGGCTGAGAAGCAGAATACTTGAATGAATTACCAGGGTATTAGATAATGAAAAAAAGAATTGGATGTTTTTTAATCCGATTCAGTAGCAGTATTCATGGGAGCAAAAAATGAGTGATGACGTAGCGCTGCCGTTGCAGTTTACCGAAGCAGCAGCCATTAAAGTGAAAAGCCTGATTGCGGATGAAAATAATCCGGAGCTGAAACTGCGCGTATATATTACCGGCGGCGGTTGCAGCGGCTTCCAGTATGGTTTTACCTTCGACGATCAGATCAACGACGGAGATATGACGATTGAGAAGCAGGGCGTCGCGCTGGTCGTTGACCCGATGAGCCTGCAGTATCTGGTTGGCGGCGCGGTGGATTACACCGAAGGCCTGGAAGGCTCGCGCTTTGTGGTGACTAACCCGAACGCGAAAAGCACCTGCGGGTGTGGTTCTTCGTTCAGCATTTAATGCCGGATGCGCTGCGCTTATCCGGCCTACGGGTAAGTGCAGTTTGTAGGCCCGGTAAGCAACGCGCCACCGGGCAAATCAGCCTCTCTCAACGCCCATTCTCATCAAGGGCAAACGTCGGCAATTTCAGGTGCCAGCGAATGGCCGCCAGACGAATCACCAGCGTGACCACCATGCCGATCATCGCCGCGGTTTCCAGCTCAACGCCAAAGGTGTAGAACGCTGTCGCGTGGACAATGCCGCCGATGATACAGGCGGTGGCGTAGATTTCGGTGCGCAGAATCATCGGGATTTCGCGGGCCAGAATATCGCGGATGATCCCGCCGCCGACGCCGGTCAGGACGCCCATGCAAATCGCCACCAGCGGGCCAGTACCTGCCATAAAGGCTTTATTGACGCCGATGCCGACAAACACTGCCAGGCCGACGGCATCCAGCACCGGCAGGATCCATTTCGGTAAACGGCGCGGCTGGCGCACCAGCACGATCGTCAACAGACAGGTCACCATCGCCACCACCAGATCCGTGGGATCTCTGACCCAAAACACCGGGCCATGATCGAGGGCCATGTCGCGGATCGTTCCCCCGCCGACGGCCGTCACTACGCCGAGCACTAACACGCCAAACGGATCCATGCGCAGCTTGCCCGCAAGCAGAACGCCGGAGATAGCAAAAACGGCTGTGCCAAGGATATCCAGCCAATAAACGAGCATTTTTCAATCCTCAGACGATGAGGGTTAATTACTGGCCCTGCGCGAGGGCAGAGCAGAGTTGTTTTGCGGCGAGGATAATACGCGGGCTTGCGCGTTCAAACCAGTCACTGTGCAGGGCTATAACCGGAATTTTTAGCTGGCTTTGCCAGAATTGTTCAATTTTCGGAATCTCACTCGCATTCCCAATCACCACAATGGCCTGTGGCTGACGCGCCAGCACCTGTTCGCGGCTGACCTGCGGCCAGGGAACGCGGCTGGCGGCAAAGATATTTTCACCGCCGCACACCTCCAGAACCTGGTTCTGGATCGAACCTTTTCCGGTGGTAAACAGCGGCTGGCTGCCAAACTGCAGGAACACGCGCTTTTTATTTGGGGTGTCGTACTTCGCCTTGAGGGCAGCATAGTCGTTCAGCAGCTGCTGTGCGGCCTGTTCGGCCTTTTTCGGCGTTGGGCTCCAGGGGGCTAACTCGCGTAACGCCTGCGCGACTTGCTCAATGCTGATGGCATCGACCCACAGCACTTTGATGCCCAGTGAGGAGAGTTGATTGACCTGTCGCTCGGCATTCCCGCCGCGCCAGGCCAGCACCAGATCAGGCTTGAGCGCCACGATCCGCTCAAGGTTCATCCCCTGCCAGGTCGAGACCTCTTCAATCTTTTTCGCTTCGGGTGGGTAGTCGGAAAAGCTGCTGACGCCCACAGGGGTGATCCCGGCAGCAAAAGCCAGTTCCGTATTGGCGGGGGAGAGGGTAATGACTCGCGGTGCAGCGAAAAGCCACGCCGGGGCCAGCAAAAAGAGGGCGACCAGCGCCCTTGAAAACTTAGCCACGCGCCAGTTTCTGCACCAGGGTTTCAACCATGATGGTGGACTGTTTGGCGGCAACCGCCAGGAACTCGTCGAAGCTCAGGTGGGATTGCTGATCGGCTACGTCGGAGATGGCGCGAACCACCACAAACGGCACGCTGAAGTTATGGCACACGTGTGCAATCGCGGTCGCTTCCATTTCTACGGCAATCG
It includes:
- the erpA gene encoding iron-sulfur cluster insertion protein ErpA, yielding MSDDVALPLQFTEAAAIKVKSLIADENNPELKLRVYITGGGCSGFQYGFTFDDQINDGDMTIEKQGVALVVDPMSLQYLVGGAVDYTEGLEGSRFVVTNPNAKSTCGCGSSFSI
- a CDS encoding TRIC cation channel family protein gives rise to the protein MLVYWLDILGTAVFAISGVLLAGKLRMDPFGVLVLGVVTAVGGGTIRDMALDHGPVFWVRDPTDLVVAMVTCLLTIVLVRQPRRLPKWILPVLDAVGLAVFVGIGVNKAFMAGTGPLVAICMGVLTGVGGGIIRDILAREIPMILRTEIYATACIIGGIVHATAFYTFGVELETAAMIGMVVTLVIRLAAIRWHLKLPTFALDENGR
- the btuF gene encoding vitamin B12 ABC transporter substrate-binding protein BtuF, producing MAKFSRALVALFLLAPAWLFAAPRVITLSPANTELAFAAGITPVGVSSFSDYPPEAKKIEEVSTWQGMNLERIVALKPDLVLAWRGGNAERQVNQLSSLGIKVLWVDAISIEQVAQALRELAPWSPTPKKAEQAAQQLLNDYAALKAKYDTPNKKRVFLQFGSQPLFTTGKGSIQNQVLEVCGGENIFAASRVPWPQVSREQVLARQPQAIVVIGNASEIPKIEQFWQSQLKIPVIALHSDWFERASPRIILAAKQLCSALAQGQ